DNA from Longimicrobium sp.:
ACCATCAGGTCGATGGCCCCCTCGTGGCTCGCGGCCACGTCCAGGGCTTCGGGCCCCGTCGCGGCCTCCAGCACGTGATAGCCGGAGCGCTCCAGCATGCGGCGCGAGATGCGCCGGACGCCGTCGTCGTCGTCCACCACCAGGATGGTCGCGCGCGGCTCGCGGGTCGATTCGGTGGATTCCGTCACGTCGTTTCGGAGCAAGGCAGCCTGGATGTCTCCGCTCCCCTCGCGTGCGATGCGCAGGGCAGACGGCCGGGACAGCCCTGAATCTATCCCCCACCGGTGGGCAAGCGCCACTTTCGCGACTTTCGATAGGAATGAAGGCGGCTTGTGTACGGCGGGATGGGCGTGCGCCGCCGGACCCCCGCGAAGCGAAGATCGCGGGGCTGCGGTGTCCGCGGCCGGGCCGTGCCCGGCCCGGGGCTTCACCAGCCCAGCGCGGCCGAGACCTGGCCGGCCAGCTCCATGGGGTCGAACGGCTTCGACAGCACCCCGGCCACGTCCAGCTCCGAAAAGCCGCGGCGGTCGCACGAGCGCACCTTGGCGGTCAGCAGCAGCACGGGGATGCCGGCCGTGGAGGGATCGGTCCGCAGCGCCCGTACGGTGTTGGGGCCGTCCATCCCCGGCATCATCACGTCCAGAAGAATGGCGTCCGGCCGCCACTGGCGCGCCATGGCCACGCCCTCCAGCCCGTCCTGGGCGGTGTGCACCTCCCACCCGGCGGTCATCTCGAGCGTGACCTGCGCGACCTCGCGGATGTCGTCCTCGTCGTCCACCAGCAGAATCGTGCGGTTCATCGTGTTCCTTTCGTGGCGCGCGGCTGCGCCGTTCCCGGGGTTGGCGGCCCGTGTGGGCCGCGAGTTTCACCGTCCGTGATCCGTCCGCCCGGGCCGCTGCCCGAAATCCGTACGAATCCTCGTAACTCCCGCTCCCGCAATCCTCTGCATTTCGCCTCCCGCGCCGCCGCGTCCGGATTCCGGACGATTTCCTCCGTTGCAGGGAGGAGGCTGCCTGCGGGCCAAGTCGTGCGATTGCAACAGGTTGCGGGAATCGCCGTGGAGGGTGAGTCCTCGGGTGTTAGGCAGCGTCCGCGCCATGCCTCGGGGCGCGGCACCGACCCCGGAACGCGGCCGTGGGCACCGCGGTGGGGCTGTGATCCCGCGCCGGCAGTCTGTCATCCTGAGCCCCAAGTGCGCCGAACCATCCCGCAGCCCGTTCCTCGCGGGGCGAAGGATCTAGCCTGAACCGCGAAATGAGCCTGGGCGCGGCAGCGGTCACCAATCCCGGAGCCGCGGATTCCCGGCTCCGGGTCGGGACCCAAGCCGCCACGGGCGAATGAATTCGCTGCAACGACCACACGAAGTCCGCCTTCGCGGACTGGCCTGTTCTCGGGTGAGGAGGACCTTGTGGCGCGCCGGGGAGTTCGCGGCAGATCTCTCAGCGCTGCGGACGCTCGGTTGACCGAATCGGCGGGTCCGCTTACCTTTTGGGCCGTTCGCCCTCGTAGCTCATCCGGATAGAGCGCAGGATTCCTAAGCATCTGCACCAAGAACTTCGAGCTTCCGCCTGGAAGCCCGTAAGCGCCAGCCAGACGTCACTTTACGCCATCCGTTGGCGTTCGTTTTTCAGAAAAATTCTCATGAGTAACAACGCGCCAGTAACAACCGCGAACTGATCGCTCGGATGCCCTTCCAAGTATGACGCGAACCGGTTTCTGAGGACCAGCGCGTTCGGAATCCACTGGGACACGCGTTCCGGAAGATCGAGTTGACTTGCGAATCAGCTGAGAGCGGACGGATCGGTCCCAAATATCAGAGAGGGCTGGTCCACGCGGATCAGCCCTCTCTTACGACAGCATCGTTTTGTGTATGGTAGCTTTGCTTGAATCACGTCGCGCCCGTTGGGCCGAGTGCGTCATGTAGCTCCCTCCCAAAACGCTCCCAAGTTATTCCTGTGGCTGCGAGCCATCGTACCATCGCGGTGAAGCTGATGTTGGCTTCGCCACGCTCCACCATTCCAACGTAGTTACGCGCCAGCCCGCACCGATAGCCCAATGCCTCTTGGGTGAGGCCGGCTGCCGTGCGGTAGGCGCGAAGGACGCGACCGAGCGTGGCCAGAGACGTCGAGGTGGGCGGCACCCACGAATTCTCCACCCGCCGCCACAGGCTCGTCTACCACATATATGTTGCATGCACAGTGTTCCCTTCATAGCTTCTTTGTGTAAGTGGCCACAGTTCACGCATTCCGGCCAGATTACCTGACCACCAAGGAGTGGCAACGTGACTTTCAGACTACTTGTCCCGCTGCATCACGTCACCGAAGTGGAGGCATTGGAGCACTTGAACGCGCTCGGGTGGGGTGCGATTACATACCGCCCAGAACCGATCTGTCGTATGCGCGGTATCTCAGGTGGGACGCAATGGATGTGCAGACCGGGTTGAGCAGCGTAGATGAACAGGTTAGTGAAGCAGAAGATGCCGGTCTGGCAACAGGCCGATACGCCTAGCCCGGAGCCGCATGCGCGGCTGTACTGGAAGGATGGGCGCGCCTACATCGACGCACGTTCGTGGGCTAAGTGGGGAGGGAAGCTTGAGGCGCTGATTCCGCCCGGCGAGCGGAGGGCAACGAAAGACCGGGTACAGGCCCATTTATTGTTCGCGCAGCGGCTCGCACATCTTCGCGAACTGCGCGTTGAGTTGCCGACCGGCTTGGCGGCGGAGGATACGTTGGCGCCGCAGATCACGGGCGACCCGCTGGACCGCTTCGCCACGTTTGCTGGCTGGTACTTGGCGGAGAAGGAACTCCGCCCCGGCCGTAGGCGGGTGACAAAGCGCCATCTCGAAAGCCAAAGGCGGATGTTGGTGTACGCCGCGCGCTTCTTCGCTCAGAAACAAGGTAAGGAATTGCTCCGTGAGCTAGGACCAGTGGACATTCGCGCCTACATGACGGAACTGCGGACCGTTTCCCCAGGCACCGCCAACAGCCGAGCTGCGAAGGGTCCCGTTAGAGCGCTGTCCTCTACTACCCAACGCCGCTATCTGAATACGTTAGGTGAGCTGCTGCAGGCTGCGGTGGCGGAGGATCGGATCTCGACTAACTGGGTAAACGAGCGAACCGATCTTCCCGCTGTCGATCCTAGTCCAACCAAACACTTGGAGGCGTGGGAAGCCGCGCGCCTGCTCGAAGGCGCGCGCATCCTCTATCCGCTCGATAAGAAAGCGCCACCCATCTATCCGCTTTTGGCCTTTTACCTTCTGACAGGCGTCACGGAGTCTGAGCGTGCAGGCGTGACCGTAGCCGACATACGGTTCCCCGGCAATCCGGAATTCCCCATTGGCGCAATCCTCGTGCGACCGAACGCGGCGGTCCGCGATGAGGATACTCGTGACCGGCTCAAGACTGAGTACCGGGAGCGGGTTATCCCTCTCCACGCGCAGCTCGCGGAAATCTTGGGCGAGTATTTGGGGAGCGTGAACGCGCCTCCCGGACCGCTGCTCTTTCCGGCGCACGACAGCGATGGGACGGAACCACTTCGCGACTGGCGCAAGCAACTGGACCACGTGGCCGTGCACTGCGGCTATCAACCCGGCGAAATTCGTACGCGCCGACTTCGCGTCACGTACTGTTCACACCGCGCTTACACAGTGGATGAGCATGGCCAGCCGATGACCGCCGTGAGGCTGCACGCCGAAATGGGCCACGGCTCGTACCAGATGATTGAGCGCCGCTACTTCCGCCATACACGTTTGCGCGCTGTCCGGCCGCACCTTGAGTATCGCTGGGCCGATTGGTCGGATAAGTACGGCCGCCCGCTTGGTTAACGAATCAAGCGTCAATCCGTTGCTTCTCACCACCGTCCTGCGGCTGAGGTGAACTGACGGATCCTGTGGCGGAGGGACATCGGATGCGTCTCGCTGCCTTGTTGGTTGACGGCCCCGAGTAGCGACGGAGATGAACGCACCTGCGTCGCGCGAGACCGCAGCCGCTCACAGGCCCGCTAAGTTCGCTGCGTTGCTCCCGCGCTGCTGAAGAAGCTGGCGCGGGAGCAGCGCAGCAGATATGATAATATGCGCATCTGAACATATAAGGGTATAAGTCATGTCAAGTCCGTCACATAAACCACAAGGCCGGTCACCGCCGTCTGCTGGAGCGGAATCGGGCCAGATGGCAGCCGCGCTCACCGAACAGGAGCGAGACCGCCTCGCGGAGCTGTTTGGAGTCCTGGGTGACAG
Protein-coding regions in this window:
- a CDS encoding response regulator, whose translation is MTESTESTREPRATILVVDDDDGVRRISRRMLERSGYHVLEAATGPEALDVAASHEGAIDLMV
- a CDS encoding response regulator, which encodes MNRTILLVDDEDDIREVAQVTLEMTAGWEVHTAQDGLEGVAMARQWRPDAILLDVMMPGMDGPNTVRALRTDPSTAGIPVLLLTAKVRSCDRRGFSELDVAGVLSKPFDPMELAGQVSAALGW
- a CDS encoding helix-turn-helix transcriptional regulator, which translates into the protein MENSWVPPTSTSLATLGRVLRAYRTAAGLTQEALGYRCGLARNYVGMVERGEANISFTAMVRWLAATGITWERFGRELHDALGPTGAT